In the Armatimonadota bacterium genome, CCCGGGCTTCCCGGATCAGCGCGAGCGCCTCGGGCGCGGAGAGGTGGCTGGTCTGCAGCACCAGCCCGTGGGCGGCGCACAGCGCCAGGATCTCCCGCATGGCTGGCACGAGCCGGGTACCGTCGAACACGTCGACGCCGGGCTGCGCGATGCCGAACCGCTCGTGGTGGTTGCGGGCGTTGATGCTGGGCAACCACACCACCCGTCCCAGCCGCTCCGCGCCGGCGCCACGGAACGCCAGCATCGCCTCGACGGCCGCAGGGTTGATGCCGCCCATGGGCCAGTTGAGGACCACCCCGCCGAACACCTGGAGCCCGTCCACCGCGGCCCGAGCCTGCGCCGCCCGGGTCACGGTCTCGAACGCGCCGCCCTTGAGCACGATCGCGCGCATGCCCAGCGCCCGGGCCGCGCGCGCGGCCTCCACCGCGTCCACGGTGCGGTCGAAGTTGTCGGGCGCGGTGTGCACGTGGAAGTCGATCATCCCTTCGGTCTCGTCCCGCACCGCCTGCAGGCGCTCGGCCTGCTCCTCGGCCGCGGGCGCCGCGTGGAGGACAGGCGCCGCGGAAGCCGGGGCGCACCCCAGCGCCCGGGCGCGCGCAACGTGCGCAACAGGAACGCAGGCTGCAGCACCCCAGCACATCGCCAGCCGCCTCAGGCCGTCCCGTCGGGCCCTGCGGTCGCGACCCGCGCCGCGACGTCCGCCGGCGCCACGGCCAGCGCCTCGATCTCGACGCGCGCGTCCGGCACCACCAGGGCCGCCACCTGCACCGTGGTGCTGGCCACCTGGTGGTCGCCCAAAACTTCGCGCTGGACCGCGTTGAGCTCGTCCTGCTCGCGCATGTCGGTGAGGTAGCGCGTCACCTTCACCACGTGCCGCCAGGTCAACCCCAGGGCGTCCAGGGAGAGCTGGATGTTCTGGAAGACCCGCCGGGCCTGGTCGCGCATGGCCGGCGGCAGCACGTGCTCCTCCGGTACGTGCGGGTGGTGGTGGTACACGGGCGAGGCGTGGCACCCCGAGATCAGGACCAGCGCCGCCCCGGGCGGGACCACCACCGCGGGCGCGTAGGGCATCGTCACCTTGCCCCGCAGCGGATGGGGCGGGAACACGGGGATGCCGTACTCGGGCACGTCAACTCACCCCCAGGTAGGCTTCCTGGACCTGCCGGTCGCGCAACAGCTCCTCGCGCGTGCCCTGGACGACGATGCGGCCACGGTCCATGACCGCCGCGCGGTCGGCCGCCGCCAGGGCCCGGATCGCGTTCTGCTCGACGAGGAGCACCGACGTGCCCAGGCGTCGGACGTCCTCCACGAACCCGAACACGACGTCGGCCATCACCGGCGCCAGCCCCAGCGACGGTTCGTCCATCAGCAGCAGCTTCGGGCGGCTCATGAGCGCCCTGCCGATGGCGAGCATCTGCTGTTCGCCGCCGCTGAGGGTGCCTGCCCGCTGGCCCAGGCGCTCGCGCAGCCGCGGGAACAGCGCCAGGACCTGGTCCAGCGTCTCGCGCGCCCGACCGCGCGCCCGCCGGGCGAACGCACCCAGTTCCAGGTTCTCCCGCACCGTCAGGTCCGCGAACACCCTGCGTCCCTCGGGGACCACGGCGATGCCGCGCTCGCACACCTGTTCCGGCGGCAACCCCGTGATGGGCTCGTCCAGGAACTCCACGACCCCCCGCCAGGGCCGCACCCACCCCGCGATGCTCTTCACCAGCGTGCTCTTGCCCACGCCGTTGG is a window encoding:
- a CDS encoding Rid family hydrolase encodes the protein MPEYGIPVFPPHPLRGKVTMPYAPAVVVPPGAALVLISGCHASPVYHHHPHVPEEHVLPPAMRDQARRVFQNIQLSLDALGLTWRHVVKVTRYLTDMREQDELNAVQREVLGDHQVASTTVQVAALVVPDARVEIEALAVAPADVAARVATAGPDGTA
- a CDS encoding DUF6282 family protein codes for the protein MIDFHVHTAPDNFDRTVDAVEAARAARALGMRAIVLKGGAFETVTRAAQARAAVDGLQVFGGVVLNWPMGGINPAAVEAMLAFRGAGAERLGRVVWLPSINARNHHERFGIAQPGVDVFDGTRLVPAMREILALCAAHGLVLQTSHLSAPEALALIREARAAGVERIVCTHADYDPINMSIEDQREAARLGAYIEHAYIGVFLGPQSPVERFRGWRGVSVAQMAAAIKAVGAERCILASDLGASPCLTPAEGFLAFVRELRAHGITDRELDLMGRRNPAQLLAG
- a CDS encoding ABC transporter ATP-binding protein, whose amino-acid sequence is MLKVRDLDVRYGEARALDGVSLTVGDGEVVAVLGPNGVGKSTLVKSIAGWVRPWRGVVEFLDEPITGLPPEQVCERGIAVVPEGRRVFADLTVRENLELGAFARRARGRARETLDQVLALFPRLRERLGQRAGTLSGGEQQMLAIGRALMSRPKLLLMDEPSLGLAPVMADVVFGFVEDVRRLGTSVLLVEQNAIRALAAADRAAVMDRGRIVVQGTREELLRDRQVQEAYLGVS